The Pseudofrankia sp. DC12 region TGTGACCGGGTGATGCTCGATGTCATGGCCGCCACCCGCCCGCCCGACGATGTCGCCGCCGCGCTCGCCGCCACCGTCACGCTGCGCCGCGCCGACGCCGAGGACCTCGCCGACCTGCTCCGCCGCGCCGGCGCGCTGTGCTCCCGGCTGCTCGGGGTCGAAGCGGCCGAGGCCGCCTGCGCCGAACTCGCGGACCCTGACCACCCCGGCCTGCAGGACCTCATGTTCGAGTTGCTGCTCGCATCAGGCGACCTTCTCTCCGACGACCTGTGAATACCAGGCCAGGCCACAGGAAACACCACCCGAAGCGGCGTGTCGGTATCGACCAGCCCGTCCGCGGCGATATGGTGAACACACGCCCCAACGGCCCACGGGAAACCGGCCGGACCGGTGAGCGGCACAGCCGGAACACCCCACAACTCCAGACACGCCGCACCGTTCCCCACTTGAGTGGAACACCCGGATCGGCGATCACCGGTCACAGACCGGACCATAGAACAGCAGGTGTCACCGGCAGGGCGAAAGACGTGGACCGGTAACTACCGGAACGCGGGAAAACCCCTTACACAAAAAATCTGACAGGCTCGGCGCGGAGCCTGTCACGATTTCCGTGTAAGCCGAAGGTGAAACTGCGGCTTACGGGTTCAGGTTATCAGAAGGGTAGTCGTCCCGGGAAGAGGTTCACGAGCGTGTTGAGGGCTATTTTCCAGCCGTGGGTTCCGGTGCCGGACTCGCCGCCTCGTTGGCTCGATATGTTTCTCAGCCCCAGGTAGAGTAGTTTCATTGCCGCGTCGCGGTCGGGGAAGTGTCCGCGGTTCTTCGTGATTTTGCGGAGCTGGAAGTTCATCGACTCGATGGCGTTGGTCGTGTAGACGATTTTCCGGAGCTCGGGTGGGTAGTCGAGGAAAGGGATGAACTCGGTCCACGCGTGGCGCCACACGTCGACGGCGCCGGGATACTGGGTTCCGAACTTCTTGTCGAAGGCTTCGAGGCCGAGTTCGGCGGCTTCGAGAGTGGGCGCGGTGTAGATCTCCTTCATCGCCCTGACGACGGATTTCCGGTCGCTGTAGGAGACGAAACGCATCGCGTTGCGGATCACGTGGACGACACATGTCTGGACGACGGTCTCGGGAAAGACCGCGACGACGGCCTCGGGCAGGCCGGTCAGGCCGTCGCGGCAGACGATCAGCAGGTCCCGCACGCCGCGGTTACGAAGGTCGGCGAGGATCTTTTGCCAGAACTTCGCGCCCTCGGTGTCCTGGATCCAGCAGCCCAGCGCGTGCTTGCGCCCGTCGACATCGACGCCCACGGCCAGGTAGGCGACCTTGGTCGTGACCACGCCGTTGTCCTTGACCCGGATCCGCAGCCCGTCCACATACAAGATCGGATAGACCTCGTCCAGCGGCCGGGACTGCCACGCCTTGATCTCATCGACCACGACCTCGGTCACATTCGAGATCAGTTCCCGGGACGCCTGAACGCCGTAGACCTCTCGCAGATGGGCCTCGATATCGCGGGTCGTCATGCCCCGCGAGTACAACGACAGGATCAGGTCATCGAGGTTCCCCAGCCGACGGGCGCGTTTCGGCACGATCGCCGGCTCGAACGAGCCGTTCCGGTCACGTGGCACCTCGATCTCGACCGGCCCGTTCCGCGTCGACACCGTCTTTGTCGATTTCCCATTGCGGGAGTTTCCCGTGCCGTGACCGGCCGGGTCGCCGGCCTCATACCCGAGATGGTCCGTCATCTCGACCTGCAGGGCACGCTCCAGGACGGCCTTCGTCATCTGGTTCAACAGACCATCGACCCCGTCGACCGGCGTACCGGTCGCTTTCGCGTCTTTCAACAACGCATCGATCGTGTCCGGCGCGAACGCCTCAGCGATTCTCCGCGCCGCCGCCTCGTCAGATGCCCGAAGCGTAGTGGTCTCTGCCATTAGGTGTCCATTTCTGACCTACCCCGATCAGGTAGATCAATCCTGGTCCACCTCCGGCTTACACAGTCGTCATGACACGCCCCCCAGCTGGTCATAGCCGTAGCTCTCGACGGCGCCGCTGCTGCCCGTAGTCATGTCGATGTCGTCCCGAGACCCGGGAGATCTCCTCCAGGATCAGACCTCACCTCGGACCCAGGGCTCCGGCGAGGTAGCTCACCGCTTTGATGCGCTACAGGCTGTGACGAGCAGGCCGAGTGCGGCGTTGCGATCGGCGGCGACGTCCTCCAGGGTTTCCTTGATTTTCCTCCTGCCGTTGAGGCGGAGGATTCCGATGGTCAGGTTCCGGAGGCTCGCGAAAGCGTGATTTGTGTTCCCGGTATAGGTCGGATCGTCGTCCTCGCGCCAGGCAGTGTCGCGAATGTAGTGGACCTCATTTTCGATGCCCCATTGGCCGCGGACGTGAGAGTGGAAGTATGACGCTGTGGCGTGCGTGCCCGTAGCGCTGGTGAGGGCGAGAGCGTATTCGCGGGTGAGGCGCGTTCCGGTAAGGTCGAACTCGTCTCGCCGGATGATGGCCGCCTTGTTGACATGCGGGAACTCGATGCCGTCGGCTTTCGTGGTCCAGGTCTGCCAGTTTTTGATCCGGCCGTGTCCGCGTTCCTGGACCTCGTGGTGGGCTGGTTCCTGGAGAAGTGGAAGGACCCGTTCGAATGTCTGCCTTTTTAGGGTCGGGCGATTCCCCTTCACCGTCATCACGTAGTCCATCCCGTGCTTGACGATGTCCTTTGCGGTGTCGTCCTGCGTATGCGCCGCGTCGAGGGTCACGGTCGGATGGCCTGGTATTTCCGGAAGCTGGTCGAGCAGATTCTCGACCTGGGTGATCTCGTTGGTGTCGTCGGGTACGCGGATCTGTCCGACGACGAGACCCCTGCCGTGGATCAGCGCGGCGAGTAGCTTGACCTGCGTCTTCTCATCTACCCAGGCACCACGCATGACCTTGCCGTCGACCGCGATGGTGACCTGCTCCCCGTTCTCCCAGGTGGTCTGCGCGAACAGCCAGCAACCGATGCGGGCGTCCAGAGCCGCGACGTCAATGACCTGGAGAACCCGGCGGATCGTCTTCTCGCTGGGTACTCGGTACCGCCCGAGGAAGTGGTCGTAAGGCGCTCCCAGCCGGGCCAGCAGGGGCTGGGGGATCCTCGCCGCCCAGCGGCCGATCTCACTGAGGCGCTTCGCGCCCGTCATCGTCGAAACAAGCGAGGTCGACAGGATGTACCGCAGGCTGTAGATCGCTCCCTTCGCCTTGCGCGGGTCGGGAATCTCGCCGAGCATCGCGAGCAGGCTGGAGATGTCGATCTGCTCGCAATCGATAGGCTCGGTGGACATGCCGGGGCCAGACTGGCATGATGGCACGTGGTGGCCTTCTGTCTTGGGGTTTTGTTTGGTGGTACTTACATTTTCCCAGGCGGAAGGCCACTTCTTTCTCAACGGGGAGCCTGCATCCCGTCAATCATTTCCAGATAATCGCGTGCGCCCAGCGACGCTGAATGCCCCGTCGAATCACGGTCAGCGCCAGGACAAGTTGCTATGGCACGAATCCATGACGAGCTGTAGCGATAATCAATCGCCCGTCGGACGCCCAGGAGTGATCACCAAGCCGGCTACTGTCAGCTATCAATTATGACGCTGCGCTACCTCGCCGGAGCCCTGCCTCGGACCCATGGCCTATCATTTTCCAGGTTCAAGGTGTCGAGCGATCTCCGCCCGATCCATCAGCCGTCGGACCCATACGTTACCTGATTCTCGAAGATCATCGAACTTCAGATCGCCAGGAGCGGTTTCGATGAGATGCAGGAGACTCCACGCAAGTCCGTAGCAATCATCGGGGCCAAAAGCGTCCACAAGAAGAGATGCCTCTTCGTTTGACACGGGCCCCGGAATCCTCGACAGCATCTCCTGTCTGATTCTTATCTCGTCGACACCGGCCTCTCCTGAAGGGAGTCCACCTGCTTCCACGAATTCTCTGATCTCGCGCCGAATCGCCACATCGACCACCTAGGGCCGGCCAATTGACCGGTAGCAGGTCAGTAGCGACCGGATACCCTGATTGTAGTACGAAGGGTCGCCATACTGCGATTGACCGATGACCTGAAGATCCCGGGTTTCCTTTGCCAACACTGTGCGGAACGAAAGCCCAGCGTCTGAACTCTTGGTTAGTGCTCCCCGCCAACCGTATGTGCGCGTCAGCGCGTGATCATCTTCCTGCATCACGATCGCACCACCATCATTCTCCGCGTCGAAGCCCAACGCCTTCCGGGGCATGTGATGAGCCGTGAGGTCATCGCCCTTGGGCCGGGACTGAGGTCGCCGAATCTACCGCCATCATTCTCCGCCGGGGAGCAGATTTTGTGAACGAGGACGGCTCAGGCCGCCGAGATCTCGATGTAGAAGGTGTGAGTGTTGTCGATGGTGAGGTCCCACATGTCGCCGCTGGCAGGGATGACGACGGTGGCGGTGACGGTGGGCTCGACCCCTGAGCACGGACAGTGTCCGCCGTAGCAATGCCAGTGAAACTCTCTTGATCGCGTGGGTCAGGCTGCCATGGCTGGCTGAGTGTGGTCACGTTCGGTGACATCGGGAAGCGTGAGTGTTGGGGCCGCCGTGGTGAGGGTGTCGGTGATCGGTCCGCAGATCCGGGTCTCGTAGACGACCTTGCGGGTGGTGAGGCCGGGTCCGGCGTGGGGGAACTCCGAGACGCTCTTCGCCCGGCGTTCGCGGGTGCGGTTGCGGTCGGGGGTGTTGCGCCGCCGGCTGAGTGCGCTGTGGATGGCGGCGAGCCGGTGTGCGACGACCTCGTCGGGCAGGCCGGGGGTCGCCGCGCCGAGGTGGCGGGTGAGCGCGAGCACCGTGGCCTTGGTGGACAGTTCCCGGGCCAGGACCGGCTGCCCGGCGCGGGCGCCGCGCTGGGCGGGGGTGGCCTGCGCGGCGGCGCTGCGCTGCACCGCGCGCAGGAGAGCCGCCCCGAGCAGGAGAGCGGGGATCTCCTGGTCGACCTCGAACGGGTCGGTGGCGCGCAGCATCGGCCCGGCTCCGGGTCCGGAGTCGTTCAGGGTGGCCTTGGTCTCGCGGATCGGGGTCTCGGTC contains the following coding sequences:
- a CDS encoding ISAs1 family transposase, whose translation is MSTEPIDCEQIDISSLLAMLGEIPDPRKAKGAIYSLRYILSTSLVSTMTGAKRLSEIGRWAARIPQPLLARLGAPYDHFLGRYRVPSEKTIRRVLQVIDVAALDARIGCWLFAQTTWENGEQVTIAVDGKVMRGAWVDEKTQVKLLAALIHGRGLVVGQIRVPDDTNEITQVENLLDQLPEIPGHPTVTLDAAHTQDDTAKDIVKHGMDYVMTVKGNRPTLKRQTFERVLPLLQEPAHHEVQERGHGRIKNWQTWTTKADGIEFPHVNKAAIIRRDEFDLTGTRLTREYALALTSATGTHATASYFHSHVRGQWGIENEVHYIRDTAWREDDDPTYTGNTNHAFASLRNLTIGILRLNGRRKIKETLEDVAADRNAALGLLVTACSASKR
- a CDS encoding IS256 family transposase translates to MAETTTLRASDEAAARRIAEAFAPDTIDALLKDAKATGTPVDGVDGLLNQMTKAVLERALQVEMTDHLGYEAGDPAGHGTGNSRNGKSTKTVSTRNGPVEIEVPRDRNGSFEPAIVPKRARRLGNLDDLILSLYSRGMTTRDIEAHLREVYGVQASRELISNVTEVVVDEIKAWQSRPLDEVYPILYVDGLRIRVKDNGVVTTKVAYLAVGVDVDGRKHALGCWIQDTEGAKFWQKILADLRNRGVRDLLIVCRDGLTGLPEAVVAVFPETVVQTCVVHVIRNAMRFVSYSDRKSVVRAMKEIYTAPTLEAAELGLEAFDKKFGTQYPGAVDVWRHAWTEFIPFLDYPPELRKIVYTTNAIESMNFQLRKITKNRGHFPDRDAAMKLLYLGLRNISSQRGGESGTGTHGWKIALNTLVNLFPGRLPF